The following DNA comes from Poecile atricapillus isolate bPoeAtr1 chromosome 30, bPoeAtr1.hap1, whole genome shotgun sequence.
ggtgtgttccagaCTGGGTCCTAGACTGGGTCCTAGACTCGGTCCTAGACCCGGTTCTAGactgctctagaaccgttctagactcggttctagaacgttctagagcggttctagattggttctagactcggttctagaacgttctagagcggttctagactcggttctagaaCGTTCTAGAgtggttctagactcggttctagaacgttctagagcggttctagactcggttctagagcggttctagactcggttctagaacgttctagagcggttctagactcggttctagactcggttctagagtggttctagactcggttctagaaCGTTCTGGAtcggttctagactcggttctagatTTGGTTCTAGACTGGGGTCTGGACGtgttccaggtgtccccaggtgtgtttttggtgtccccaggtgtctctcaggtgtcccagctgtccccaggtgtccccaggtgtgtttttgctgtccccaggtgtgtttttggtgtccccaggtgtccccaggtgtgtttttgctgtccccaggtgtccccaggtgtccccacctgctgcagctcctcgtAGCTGATCCAGAAGAAATTCTCGCGGCCGCGGAGCTGGAGCCACCCCCGGACGTGCTGGAACCAGGAGCCGaagggcactggggacattggggacattggggacattggggacacccaggggacaccaaaaccccaaatcctgaccccaaaccccaaaaatccccggtccaatcccaaaaatctccacccaaaaccccaaatcctgaccccaaacccctggaAATTCCCGTGGTTTCCCCCCAAATTCTTtgaaatcccagaaattcccaataaatccccccccaaaatccctgaaaatctcccaaaaaatccccaaattcccccaaaatccctgaatctccccccaaaatcccccaaatccctcccaaaatccctgaaaatctcccccaaaatccctgaaaatctcccaaaaaatccccgaatttctcccaaaatccccaaatttctcccaaaatccccgaaTTTCTCCccagaaatccccaaatctccccagaaatccccaaaaaatctccccagaaatccccaaattccccccaaaatccccaaatccccccaaaatccccgaattccccccaaaatcccccaaaagcttttaaatcctggaaattcccaataaattctccccaaaacccctgaatctcccccaaaatcccccaaatccccccaaaatccccaaatccctcccaaaatccctgaaaatctccccaaaatccctgaaaatctcccaaaaatccccaaaatccctgaaaatctccccaaaaatccccaaatccccccaaaatcccccaaatccctcccaaaatccctgaaaatctcccaaaaattcccaaatccctgaaaatctccccaaaaaatccccaaaatccccaaaaaatctccccaaaaagccccaaaatccccaaaaaatctccccagaaatccccaaatctcccccgAAATCCCcaaattgccccaaaatccccgaatttcccccaaattcccggggtTTGGCACCGTCTCCCtccaggaatttctccatgAACTCCTCGAGGCTCCCGGGGTCTTTGTAGGGTCGGAAAATCCgggagaaatggaaaagggaCACGAGAACATCCTTGGGGTCCCTGACGGTGTAAATCACCTGCCAGGAGcacaaaaatgacaaaattccacctgaaaatgagaaaatccatcaaaatctgccaaaattccatcaaaacctgagaaaaatccatcaaaatctgagaaaattcCACCCAAATCTGAGAAAATTCCACCCgaaaatgagaaaattccacccgaaaatgagaaaattccatcaaaatctgagaaaattccacccaaatctgagaaaatccacccaaaactgagaaaattccatcaaaatctgagaaaattccatcaaaatctgagaaaattccatcaaaatctgacaaaatccacccaaatctgagaaaattccacccaaaagtgacagaattccatcaaaatctgagaaaaatccacccaaagctgagaaaattccataaaaatctgacaaaattccacccaaatctgagaaaattccacccaaaagtgacagaattccacccaaaactgacaaaaatccatcaaaatctgacaaaattccacccaaatctgacaaaatccacccaaatccacccaaatctgagaaaattccatcaaaatctgagaaaattccatcaaaatctgacaaaattccatcaaaatctgagaaaattccacccaaaactgagaaaaatccacccaaaatggACAATTCCCACCCCAATCTGagaaaattccacccaaaagtgacagaattccacccaaaactgacaaaaatccatcaaaatctgagaaaattccacccaaatctgacaaaatcccacccaaaagtgacaaaattccacccaaaaatgacaaaattccactgaaaacatccaaaatcccaccaaatccacccaaatctgacaaaattccacccaaaattgccaaaatcccacccaaacctCACATTTCCtgcccaaattcccattttttccccccaaattcccattttttcacctaaaatccccattttttcacctaaaattcccattttttcaccgaAAATCCCcgttttttctcccaaattcctggttttttccctcaaactcccatttctcccccaaaattcccattttttccccccaaattcccatttttttcccctaaaatcccatttcttcatttaaaatccccattttttcacctaaaatccccattttttcacccaaattcccatttcttcatttaaaattcccatttttttcaccccaaattcccatttttttcccctaaaaatcccattttttcacctaaaaaccccattttttcccctaaaatccccatttttccacctaaaaatcccattttttcacctaaaaatcccattttttcacctaaaatccccatttttttcccgttttttcccaaattggggttttttctccccagaccTTGGCCCTGGATGtgcagaaggctctggggaagagctgcaggGGCAGGTGGGAGCTGATGATGATGAGGGGCCGGCCCTTgttcccccaaattcccatttttccacctaaaaaccccatttttccacctaaaaatcccattttttcacctaaaattcctttttttttcccgttttttccccaattcccattttccccccaagttcccatttcttcatttaaaattctcatttttttcccctaaaccccccattttttcacctaaaaatcccattttttcccctaaaaatcccatttttttacgcaaaaatcccattttttcacctaaaatccccattttttttccgttttttcccaaattctcggtttttctccccaaacctTGGCCCTGGATGTGAAGAAGGCTctggggaagagctgcaggGGCAGGTGGGAGCTGATGATTCGGGGCCGGGCGTTGCTCCGGGCGCGGCGCAGCCCCAGCAGCGTCTCCAGCCAAGGGCCCCGCTCCCAGTTGGGAACCGAGCGGCACCACTGGGGATCCCCGTCCTGCCGGATCAGGCTCAGGATCTCCAGCATCCAAACGGtccctggaaaaaaatggaaattcttggggatttggggaatttttggggaatttttggggaatttttggggatttttttggatttttttggatttttttttttaatttttttgggattttttggggatttttttttatttttttgtatttttttttttaatttgtttgggatttttttggattttttttttaaatttttttgggatttttttggaatttttttggatttttttggggatttttttggaatttttttggattttatttatttaatttttttgggatttttttgggatttttttggatttttttttggatttctttttaaatatttttgggattttattggaattttttttggattttttttgggattttttaaggatttttttggatttttttgggatttttttggattttttttttaattttttgcggattttttggggatttttttggattttttttggggatttttttggattttttttggatttttttttggatttttttgggatttttttgggatttttttgggattttttttgggattttttggggatttttttttattttttttggattttcttttttaattttttgcggattttttggggatttttttggatttttttttgatttttttttaaatttttttgggatttttttttattttttgcagttttttttgcattttttttgatttattttgcattttttatggattttttaggggttttggggtccccgtcCTGCCGGATCAGGCTCAGGATCTCCAGCATCCAAACGGTccctggaaaaaatgggaattcctggggatttttgggaattttttttggattttttttggattttttttggatttttttgggatttttttggggatttttttgggattttttttatttttttttatttttttggg
Coding sequences within:
- the LOC131589883 gene encoding sulfotransferase 2B1-like translates to MLEILSLIRQDGDPQWCRSVPNWERGPWLETLLGLRRARSNARPRIISSHLPLQLFPRAFFTSRAKVIYTVRDPKDVLVSLFHFSRIFRPYKDPGSLEEFMEKFLEGDVPFGSWFQHVRGWLQLRGRENFFWISYEELQQVSRGTGAIT